The Nostoc sp. PCC 7524 nucleotide sequence CAATTCTCTGGAATTGCGAGAAAGTATCACTAATCTTGTAGACAGTGGTGCAAAAATCGTTTTAGTTGATTGTCAAGAAGTCACTTTTATGGATAGTTCTGCTTTGGGAGCTTTAGTATTAGCTTTTAAAACTCTCAGAGCGGCAGGAACAAAGCTATTTCTTTGTTCAATTAATGAGCAAGTCAGAATATTATTTGAATTAACTGGTATGGATAAAGTATTTGAGATTTTTAATAGTCAAGATGAATTTCATCAAGCAATACTTTCCAAAAGTTAGTTAATCAAATTTAATTTGTAGTATTGATAAATCATCTGCAAAGGTATCTTTGGAGTTCAAAGCCCTGAGATAATTCAATATATGATCAAGTTGGTAATCAACAGTATGATGTACGCTGGCAAGTATCTGGACAAAACCATCTAGACTCCAGAGTGTACCATCTGGTTTGTTGATTTCATAAGCACCATCACTAAAAATATACAGACTACTCAACTTTTGTACATTGCAGTAAGCATCAATATATTGTGCTTCTGGAAACATACCTACTGGCATACCAGGAGTTCTCAAAATTTGAACTTCGGTGCTAGTTGGTGATGTTCCAGATATTAAAATGGCTGGTGGATGTCCAGCACTGGCGTAGGTTAGCTGTCGTGTGACTCGGTTATAAACTCCATACCAAATAGTAAAGTATTTGTCATTTTGATAATTCATTTGAAAGGTTTCATTTAAACCTTTTAAGACATTACTAGGTTGATAGTAATTGAGAGTTTTAATAGCACGGGAACGTAACAGATTCAGTACGGAAATGGAAGGAAGAGTAGCTTTTAGTCCATGCCCTGCTGTATCTAGGAGGTATATAGCTAGGGAGTCAGAATCTAGCCAGTAGTAATCAAAACAATCGCCACCAAGTTGCTGTGAAGGGATGAAGCGAGAGTTGATGGTAAAGGGTGAGCGGATGGGTTCTGGTAGAAGCGATCGCACATATTCTGCGGCTTCTTTGAGTTCTTCTTCTAGGCGGAGTTTTTGGTTTTGCAAATCTCGACTCAATTGATGTAGTCTCAATCCGGCTCGGACTCTGGCTTGCATTTCATTTTGTTCAATGGGTTTAGTGATAAAATCATCAGCACCAGCATCTAAACCTTTGACGCGATCGGCTACAGAATCTAAAGATGTTAATAAAATAAAGAAGGTTGTGGATAAGTTAGGATCTGTCTTAATCCGATGACAAACTTCTAATCCATTCAAGCCAGGCATAATCCAATCACAAATAATCAGTGCTGGACGATAAGCTAGTGCTTGAGCAATGCCTTCCTCACCATTACTAACAGCAACTACCTCATAGCCTTGTTTTTGCAAGATGCGTTTGAGTAGTATTTGGATAGAGAGGTCATCATCAATGACTAATATTTTAAACATAAAAGATTTTCATAGATACTTAGATAATACAAATTAATAATAAAAATATTTTCAATAGTATCAGTTGAGTATTATTAATGCAAAAATAATACTCAACTATCTCTAATTATCCATCGACTGTATTCAATTTAGGGACTTCCAGAAAATAAATTATTCAATGAGTCAGAGCAAAGATGTTGATCAGATTCTTCCTCTCCCTCTGCTCCCTCTGCTCCCTCTGCTCCCTCTGCTACCCCTTGCGATTGTATATTTTTTTTAGCTGGAAGTCCCTTACTCCCCGGCTTCAGCTTATGGTGGTGATAGGGGATTTAACCATAACAGTAGAGAGCGTTTTAGCTGGTTTAAGTCCCGATATACTTCCTGTTTAAACCATTGTCCCACAGCATCCCAGGGACTGAAGGATGAGCCTGTTTGCCATTTGATATCTTGACCTAACGGTGTCGTGTGGGTTCCTGGTAAGATTTGTGCTGTCACCATCTCCGGAAAGCGTGCTTGTAGGATTTTAGTTAAAGCTGCTGATTGATCAAGGTTATCGTTATTGAACTTAATTAATAAGTTGCGACGGATATTATACCTTTCCTGCACCAGTTTGTTAGTTTCTAGTGGTGAGGGAGTAAATTCAATCATCAAAGTAGAATTGAACTGTTCCACCAAGGGAATAGCGTCTTTAGCTGCATAGTTATTAAAGGATATTAAGATATTACCTGCTCGTTCGACTGGAAATAGACTACCGATGAGTAGGTGGAGTTTACACCCCATACTGTGTCCAAGTCCATAGGTGGGGAGGTAAAGCTTGCGGAGTGCGCCAGAATCGTGTAGTCGTTCTATGGTGCGATCAAAATTGAGCAATACAGATTGAGCGATCGCAATATGATCTAAGGTATTGACAAAGGGCGTAGCAATAATGACATATCCTTTAGCGGCTACTTGTTCTAGTAGCCAACGATAAGTTATATGAGGTGCAGTAGCAACAAATGCACCCCCTAAGAAATGGATGATACCCACGGGATTTGGGGGAATCAGTACCCAGTTACCTCTAATTTCTTTCCAATCCATGCCTGTAGGCGATCGCTTTATTCACACTTCTTTATAGTAGACTGGGGACTAGGGATTGGGGACTAGGGGCTGGGAAAAAATCTTTACTTGCTGCTTCTACTATATTTCTAGATTAATAAGACTGACTTTGTAAGCTATTCATTTCTTGTTGCACATCTAAAGCAATCTGCAAGGCTTCATTGAGTAACCTGCCATGTTCTGTAGCTTGTTCTGTAACTTGCATCGCGGTTAAAGTGGCTAAATTATTGGCAAATAATTCTGTATTTTTGATAATAAAATTCTTATTTTCTCTCAAAATTTTTTCTGTTTTCAAAGCTCTAATTAAATCATCTCTGGTTAACTTCAATGCTGCTATTACTTTTTCTCGCTCTTTAATACTTACCCCTGAATTACCAGCATCTTCAATTTGGTCATTAATATCTATAGCTTTGATGACAGCATTATATCGAGCCACATCATTTAAAAGAATTTGCAGAGAATGCGTCATATTTCTTTTAATGATTTTTAATCTGCTACGCCACCAATAATATAAAAACCCTTGGGTAAATCCACCCCCCAAAAGACATAATATGATTAATAATAACCAAGAGGGAATTGTTATCCAAGTGGCGAATATTTTAATTAACACATCAAGAGCAAGATAGCCGAAAATAAATATAGAAACGCTCAGAAAAATTACTGTAGCTCCTTCAGAACCTTTGAGTTTTTTGATAATATCCTTACTTAATTTTTTTAAAGGGTTAATGATGATAATGAGTTCATCGTTAACAGGTAAATCAGTCAGTTGTTGTAGTTCCTTTTGACTAATCTCCAAGCCATGTAAATCATTACGCACAGCTTTCCCCATTTTTGCCAGAATAATTGTTTAGTATAGTCAATCCCTTCGTCGATTTTGTGAAACATCCACAGGCGAAAAGTTTGGAGCTACAGGTACAGATTTTACCTTGGTGGGCTGAAATCCTCATATAACCCCTGTGGGTACTACTGCTAAAAACTCATATAGTAGCCGCTAAGGTGTTGATGTTTAGATAACCGCACTTGTCTAGAGTATCGGATTTTGGCGAAGGTATTGATAATATAACAATCAAATTTAGAGATGGCTAATAGTTCTTGTATTTTGTCTGGTTTTTTAATGTTAATGATGATACACTATTTGCCTTGATAATGGCTGTAATCCTAGATAAATCAATACTTTTTTGTGTAATATTTAGCAATAAATGTGGATGTTTTTCAGTGCAGAACTTGGGACGTATTAAATTTTAGGGTGTGTTAATAACGTACTGGGTTTAGTG carries:
- a CDS encoding PP2C family protein-serine/threonine phosphatase → MFKILVIDDDLSIQILLKRILQKQGYEVVAVSNGEEGIAQALAYRPALIICDWIMPGLNGLEVCHRIKTDPNLSTTFFILLTSLDSVADRVKGLDAGADDFITKPIEQNEMQARVRAGLRLHQLSRDLQNQKLRLEEELKEAAEYVRSLLPEPIRSPFTINSRFIPSQQLGGDCFDYYWLDSDSLAIYLLDTAGHGLKATLPSISVLNLLRSRAIKTLNYYQPSNVLKGLNETFQMNYQNDKYFTIWYGVYNRVTRQLTYASAGHPPAILISGTSPTSTEVQILRTPGMPVGMFPEAQYIDAYCNVQKLSSLYIFSDGAYEINKPDGTLWSLDGFVQILASVHHTVDYQLDHILNYLRALNSKDTFADDLSILQIKFD
- a CDS encoding DUF1350 family protein, which codes for MDWKEIRGNWVLIPPNPVGIIHFLGGAFVATAPHITYRWLLEQVAAKGYVIIATPFVNTLDHIAIAQSVLLNFDRTIERLHDSGALRKLYLPTYGLGHSMGCKLHLLIGSLFPVERAGNILISFNNYAAKDAIPLVEQFNSTLMIEFTPSPLETNKLVQERYNIRRNLLIKFNNDNLDQSAALTKILQARFPEMVTAQILPGTHTTPLGQDIKWQTGSSFSPWDAVGQWFKQEVYRDLNQLKRSLLLWLNPLSPP
- a CDS encoding STAS domain-containing protein, which translates into the protein MNQQVKVVKLTGIINTTNSLELRESITNLVDSGAKIVLVDCQEVTFMDSSALGALVLAFKTLRAAGTKLFLCSINEQVRILFELTGMDKVFEIFNSQDEFHQAILSKS